TCTTGAACTATTGTTAGAGGAGTTTCTCGAATTTTTCAAACTCTAAATGGATGTAAAAAACTCTTCCCATTCCTTCCAGCACGATTTCCAAGTCCATTCCTTTAGAATTGTTTCACGAATTGATTGTCCCATTGATTTCTGTTTATCAGGATGTTTTATTAAATGTTGAAGGGCTTCACGGATCGATTGTGGGTTTCTTTTAACAATAATACCGTTCACATATGGTTTGATAAGCTCTGGAACAGACCCAACATTCGTTGAAATAATAGGTACTCCGCACGCAGCAGCCTCAAAAACCGGGTTAGGATGACCCTCAGAGATACTAGAACAAATAAAACAGTCTAATCCCTGATAAAATTCCACCATTTTCTCTAATGGGACATAATTTTCGGTAAATGTTCTTATATCAAGCTTTATATCTAATCCTTGTATTGCGGAAGTAACTATATCAAAACCTTCAAATGAACGACGTCCAGCCCCGTCAATTCGGCCTACCCATCCCACAGTAAACGTAGACTTTGAAATTGGGTATTCAGAAGGTTGAAAAAAGTTTTCATCAATTCCCACTCTCGTATGATAAATGCGGCGGTGAGGAGAGAAAAGTTGGAATAATTCATCTGAAAGAGAATTAACC
The DNA window shown above is from Bacillus sp. T3 and carries:
- a CDS encoding glycosyltransferase, with product MNESKLPVRKILLVPDHPGWAFDNRAKKIMSLPTNKLQFDIKYYKQVTKKDINQYDLIYAMSVGHAIGLYQKGIPVNKMAAGLTSVRQFKRHMTSKGTYKTDFITFFSGLRGVNSLSDELFQLFSPHRRIYHTRVGIDENFFQPSEYPISKSTFTVGWVGRIDGAGRRSFEGFDIVTSAIQGLDIKLDIRTFTENYVPLEKMVEFYQGLDCFICSSISEGHPNPVFEAAACGVPIISTNVGSVPELIKPYVNGIIVKRNPQSIREALQHLIKHPDKQKSMGQSIRETILKEWTWKSCWKEWEEFFTSI